In Lacibacter sp. H375, one DNA window encodes the following:
- a CDS encoding TonB-dependent receptor: MKKLMLGMLMIISQQLAMAQYKLSGKVTEKNNDQVVSGATVEVAGNGTTQTDSEGRFSILLRQKGNYLVRISTVAFKQFEETISITEKETRLTATLEAQPLFLKPVEVAAIRAGDRMPFAKTNLNKKEIEKMNLGQDLPFILNQTPSVVINSDAGNGIGYTGIRIRGTDATRINMTLNGIPYNDAESQGLFFVNLPDFSSSVNSIQIQRGVGTSSNGAGAFGATLNLSTNEFNEKPYVELNNGFGTFSSWRHTIKAGSGLIGKHFTIDGRVSLIKSDGFIDRGSSNLRSAYLSAAYINEKTSLRLNAFTGKEKTYQSWNGIPEAKLRGDEAKLLEHYYNNYYLYDTPEDSLNLFRQDNNRTYNYFRYNNQTDNYRQDHYQLLLNHELNKSWNINAALFATRGLGYYEEYKRNESLDDYGLAAVESDIIRQLWLDNWFYGSTFSAQYKRNNDQLTFGGAFTRYDGKHYGKIIWSEEPVSKDYKWYELTAYKTDFNFYTKYQRRINRRWEAFADVQYRNVNHVIKGFRKNPTLQSGGNFNFVNPKIGISYADGNGWLGFASFSIGNKEPNRDDFEAGVNQQPKHETLYDLELNIEQRKALYNWSVTGYYMHYNNQLVLTGKVNDVGAYNRINVAKSYRAGVELQAGVKPASWFNFAGNLTLSDNRILNFTEYVDDYDNGGQKENFFKKPALSFSPTAVAGFTVNFIPVKNGEISLLNKYVSRQYLDNTGNKARSIDPFFVSDLRLNYVVHFKGVKEINLTFQLSNLFDRIYETNGYSFSYIYAAQTVTENYYYPMAGRNFMAGINIKL, encoded by the coding sequence ATGAAAAAATTGATGCTGGGAATGTTGATGATTATTTCACAACAACTCGCAATGGCTCAGTATAAACTGAGCGGAAAAGTAACAGAAAAAAACAATGACCAGGTAGTTTCAGGTGCGACTGTTGAGGTTGCAGGCAATGGAACAACACAAACCGACAGTGAAGGAAGATTCTCTATTTTACTAAGGCAAAAAGGCAACTACCTCGTACGCATCAGCACTGTTGCCTTTAAACAATTCGAAGAGACAATTTCAATTACGGAAAAAGAAACCAGGCTCACTGCAACATTGGAAGCACAGCCTTTGTTCCTGAAACCCGTAGAAGTTGCGGCCATTCGTGCAGGCGATCGGATGCCGTTTGCAAAAACAAATCTGAACAAAAAAGAAATTGAGAAGATGAATTTGGGACAGGACCTCCCCTTCATTCTTAATCAAACTCCATCCGTTGTAATAAATTCTGATGCAGGCAATGGAATTGGGTACACAGGTATCCGCATACGTGGTACAGATGCAACAAGAATCAATATGACATTGAACGGCATACCTTATAATGATGCTGAAAGTCAAGGTTTGTTTTTTGTGAACCTACCCGACTTTTCTTCTTCAGTAAATTCTATTCAAATACAGCGTGGCGTTGGCACTTCATCGAATGGCGCAGGTGCTTTTGGTGCTACACTTAATTTGAGCACAAATGAATTCAATGAAAAGCCTTATGTTGAATTGAACAATGGCTTCGGAACTTTTAGCAGCTGGAGACATACAATCAAAGCTGGCTCTGGTTTGATCGGTAAACATTTCACCATCGATGGTCGTGTATCATTAATTAAGAGTGATGGTTTCATTGACAGAGGTTCTTCAAACCTGCGTTCAGCTTATTTATCAGCAGCCTACATTAATGAAAAAACTTCTCTTCGCTTAAATGCTTTTACGGGAAAAGAAAAAACATACCAATCGTGGAATGGTATCCCTGAAGCAAAACTCAGAGGAGATGAAGCAAAACTGTTGGAGCACTATTACAACAACTATTATTTGTACGATACGCCGGAAGATTCGTTGAATCTTTTCAGACAGGACAATAATCGTACTTATAACTACTTCCGTTATAATAATCAAACTGATAACTATCGCCAGGATCATTATCAACTGTTGTTAAATCACGAACTGAATAAAAGCTGGAATATCAATGCAGCGTTATTCGCCACACGTGGACTTGGTTATTACGAAGAATACAAACGCAATGAATCATTGGATGATTATGGACTTGCTGCGGTTGAATCGGATATCATTCGTCAGCTTTGGTTAGACAACTGGTTTTACGGATCAACATTCTCGGCACAATACAAACGCAACAATGATCAGTTGACTTTCGGCGGCGCTTTCACACGTTATGATGGAAAGCATTACGGCAAGATCATTTGGAGTGAAGAGCCTGTTTCAAAGGATTATAAATGGTACGAGCTTACTGCTTATAAAACCGACTTCAATTTTTATACAAAGTACCAGCGTCGAATCAACAGGCGTTGGGAAGCATTTGCTGATGTGCAATACCGAAATGTAAATCATGTGATCAAAGGTTTCCGCAAAAACCCAACCTTGCAATCGGGAGGCAACTTCAACTTTGTTAATCCAAAGATCGGTATTTCGTATGCTGATGGAAATGGCTGGCTTGGTTTTGCATCATTCAGCATTGGCAACAAAGAACCCAACCGTGATGATTTTGAAGCTGGTGTAAACCAACAGCCAAAGCATGAAACATTGTATGATCTTGAATTAAATATTGAACAACGCAAAGCATTGTATAACTGGAGTGTTACCGGTTATTACATGCATTACAACAACCAGCTTGTTCTTACCGGAAAAGTAAACGATGTTGGTGCTTACAACCGTATTAATGTGGCTAAAAGTTATCGTGCAGGAGTTGAATTGCAGGCAGGAGTTAAGCCAGCTTCATGGTTCAACTTTGCAGGTAATCTCACATTAAGCGATAACCGTATTCTCAACTTTACCGAATATGTGGATGACTATGATAATGGCGGGCAAAAAGAGAACTTCTTTAAAAAACCTGCCCTCTCGTTTTCTCCAACAGCAGTTGCAGGCTTTACAGTCAATTTTATTCCTGTTAAAAATGGCGAGATCAGTTTGCTGAATAAATATGTATCACGTCAATATCTTGACAATACCGGCAATAAAGCAAGAAGCATTGATCCGTTTTTTGTAAGTGATCTTCGTTTGAATTACGTAGTACATTTCAAAGGCGTGAAAGAGATCAATCTTACATTCCAGCTAAGCAATTTATTCGACAGAATATATGAAACAAATGGTTATAGCTTCAGCTATATTTATGCTGCACAAACCGTTACTGAAAATTATTACTATCCAATGGCCGGAAGAAATTTCATGGCCGGAATCAACATTAAGTTATAA
- a CDS encoding rhodanese-like domain-containing protein, with protein sequence MKTITAEELKARIDAGEQLNIVDVREPHEHSDFNIGGTLYPLGRILSMDVDELESLKDQEVIFYCRSGNRSGQACMFAETMGFTNVVNLTGGMLNWREKFSV encoded by the coding sequence ATGAAGACTATTACTGCTGAAGAATTAAAAGCAAGAATTGATGCAGGTGAACAACTGAATATTGTTGATGTGCGTGAGCCACATGAGCATTCAGATTTTAATATCGGCGGAACCTTGTATCCGCTCGGCCGCATTTTGTCAATGGATGTGGATGAATTGGAAAGTTTAAAAGATCAGGAAGTGATCTTTTATTGCCGTAGCGGTAACCGCAGCGGACAAGCTTGCATGTTTGCAGAAACAATGGGCTTTACCAACGTAGTAAATCTTACTGGAGGAATGCTTAACTGGAGAGAAAAATTCAGCGTTTGA